The Ooceraea biroi isolate clonal line C1 chromosome 7, Obir_v5.4, whole genome shotgun sequence genomic sequence GTGGACATCAACGATGTGTGCGTCGTTTGTGTGGCtccttctgtctctctctgtcgccGCGACCACCGCTCTCCGGCCGTCATCGCATGGGAGTCTCTCCACTATCAGATCCGTTAACAGCAGTCGGCGTTGAGGCACCCACCCGCTCTAACGGCCAACGTCTCTCACATCCCCCGGGCTTGAACCGGTGCTCCGCCGTTTTCGACCTGTTCCGTCATCCGGCCGATGGACCGCACGGAAATCAGTGTCGTTGACAATCGGAAGCATTCTTTCTTGCACGACAGGTATTCGCCGTCGCGACGTCGGCAGGAGCTGTCCTACCAGGACCCGTCCAGGTGTTAACGATCAACAAGCTCCTCTTCAAGTGTCTGCGAACTTAGTGAAAAGACTATTACGGCTGTGCTGAGTACGCTGTTTTGGGATGGCTGCTGATAGTTTTCGGAAAGATGAACGATCTGCGAACAGATAATCTTCAAGAAGAAGTTTTCCTTCGTGACGAATCAACTGTTTGAAAACCTTAATAAATGATTTGTTATTTCTAAAGGCATCATTCTTTGAAAACGTGGAGGATTTTGCGAGCTCAACCGACGGCCTTGTCAAAAAAGAACTTGgcaaaaaattcttttgaaaattaaaggTGTGCATTTATTGCTAAAGAAGGATCATAGCGTGACAGAAGAGAATGCGAATGTCTTGTGCAGTGACGAGAAAGTTGTAAGAAGGTGAAAACGGACTCGAGGTCCAGGATGATGGAAGTGCAGCAGCAACACTCGCCTGTAGGGGTGGGTCCATTAGACTTTTCGAGACGGGGAGTTGCCGAAGCATCAGCGTTTCGAGTTGTCAAGCCTAAACAGCCAGCTTCTTCACTTGTGCATCAGCAACCGTTGCCGCCGGAGACCAACAATAATGAGAATCTTCAGGAGAACCCGCAGATTCCTGTCGATACTGAAGGTAAGAGTGGTCAAATGATGTGTTCTTTTTGTTGACACTGAATTGTCAATGATTCTAGCAATATAGTGGAGTAGTAAATCATCAGTGTTCGCCatattagtttttaaatgTCTTTGCATTCTTGAGCGACGTTTCGtagcattttttattacgagaACAAAATAGATCAAGTATTTTAgctttttattatgatatcaTCAGCTAAGCTTTCAACTTactttaatgatattataatatattataataaactataTAAGTAGGATACACATAAAAGTGATCTTAAATTTTACGATGccaataagataataatagtTAAGGATTCAaccaacaaaaattttttaacatatcaatttctcacaatttttataaaaaaaactgtgCAACATACTTTTCGATTCTTTCCAGAAGTTCCGAATTAATATACCAATTTTGAATCAGTTACATTCGCGTGCTTATGAACGGTACATTATCGCAATTGAAAACCCAGCGCCATTAATTATTCCACCCGGAACATCCCCGCAAACCGATCAGAGCCAGCGGGAACGCAGATCCGCACTGATGACATGACTCTCCGCAGCGGAAAcccatattcaaaataaccaGCCGGAACGCATATCACGCTCAAGCCTTTGACATCCCCAGCTGTCTGCCGCTTACTGACGGTGCGCCGCTGACACTCACCCCCCGTGCCCATCTCTCGCCTGTCATCATCCTATCTATTACCTGCCCATTACCCCTGCAACGTGGCGTTTACGCGATAGCTTCTGTAGCTCGCGTCAACGCCTAAGCTCGCtccacgcacacgcgtgctCCAATTTGTGCGGCTCCGGAGCGAGTAGCACACGCACCACgaacacacgcgcgtgcaggTGCGTAGAGGCTCTCGTCGTGCACAACGGTCCGTTCAACAGGTGAGAGGGGATGGCTGGCATTAGACGGCTGCCTATACTAATACCCCGCTACTAATCGCGGTAACAGCCTAAATGCAATAATATCGAGCTATAGGCGTCGAGCTAAGCGGTTTAAGCGATAATTGCTAGGTGATGGGCAGCTCGAGAGGGTTGATTGTTCTCCTTCCACCTGTACTTTCGTTGTAGTATTAAGCATAAAAGGGCTGTATGTGTCCTTTATAACAAACTATTAATTGCTGCTCACAATTGGGCACAGAATCAAAAGTATTCCTCGCAGCATCTGGGTTCTAGTTTTCTATTCTAACAACAAAGTAACTGGGAAAACTGAGAAAAGATTAACAATTCGGAAAAGATAAAAGACCATTCATAAAAGTAAATCTATGTagtttaaatctttattaaatttaacaggcacaattttctcttcttttctgcgTGTGTCTATATCGATTAGCAAATTCAATGGCTTTcaacgtatatttttatttaatacataaaaagaaGGCATATTTTATCACATAAGTCAGCGTTACTTTTAACTCAAGATAATTTCCTCGATCCTAAAAAAGCTGATTCTCTAGATTTGCCGATCGGCGGCGGCTGTTTTCGTCGGTGGTTTCAACGGCAAATCACGTTGGCTGTATCGTTTTATAGATTTACGACAGGAAGATAGCGAAACCGACTACGCAGGATAAACGTCGCACGAGAAAACGGCCCGATATCGTCGATGCTCTTGCTGGCTGACAAACACGCGTTACCTGCATTGTGTATACACGAGTATCGATGTGTTACATCCGACCATCTTATCTCAGACACGCtcggtgcgcgcgcgtttactATGTAGgaaaatatgatttatttcTGATAATCCTGCGAGAATGAGATAGCCTTTGCGGCATGGAGCGTCTAATCCCTCCACGCTATCTCAGATTATCCCAGTCGGTCCTATATTGCCCGGATTACGGATTTctctcatttcttttttctttttgtcgaTTCTCTATATAACTGGCTGATCGATACCTTGTTATCGATCAATTGATCTTTATGGCGATTACTAACAAAGATGatgaattatatgtaatatatgatcaatctattatttcatgagtaatttgttattatccagtatacagaaatatttttcttgtctaacatttattgttaaaacattttttctatctttgCATGACAAAATCATTTCCTAcgtattgtaatcaatatatatttttttatatgaatttttaatctaatataaatttaatttcgattaaaataaattgcaattaaacaCTTGatattaacgtaattaaaataaattaacgtaattaattaaattaaaaacatttattattatcaagaacaGAAAAACAATTCCTggcacatatttattttactgcgATATAacattgcattttatattcCGCTTCTAACTTTGTCTTCTTATTCGATAGTGAAATGAAACGTTGCATGACGCATACGGTACCAATATAGAAGACAGATCTGATTTAGTGCGATCGAGTTGAATGATTAGATAAACTCTGGATTACACTCAACGTCGTAAAGCTCGGATTTGATATATTATCGCGCCTATGTAAAAAACCAACATGGATTATGGCATGATCGCTTGTCAACTGCAAACCACAACTTCTCCCGACTATCACGATTAATTCCAACTATTACCATGGTTGCGGATTTCTCCATTTCACTGCTATGATATTGGAAATCGCTAACTTCGGCCTAGTGAACAATAAAATGAATACTTGTGCAATATTTTATCCATGGTAATAATTTCTCAAAGCCTTGATACATAAACTCGAATATAAGGCAATGCAACGCTTCAAAGCATCAATTTTATCAATCGTAATTGTTACGTTCataattacgttattattaaatcatcgACAATTTGTAAAAAGATTGCTGCGAATGAATATTCGGGTTTATCATGAATCTCGTAATGTAATTGTGTGCcaatattaattagaaatatcgCATAATTCTTGCATTCCGTAGTGTACTAAGCGAAAGACGGGGATTTCGCTCGTCTCATTAATCATCGGGGTGGCGAATTGGCGTGAAGTTGGAACTTTGATGCTCTACTAGAACGATCAAAGAAACGAACCGGGATGGATGGCGAATGTTCGGGGATAGGAATGCAGGTCtcggggagaaagagagcgagtaATGGCCGGGCAAGGTTGATAAATAGAGGAGggtttctcttcctttctaaTAAAGACGCTCTTGTCGAGGGGTTGATCTTTCCTACGAACTAGGAATACTAAATTTGTCAGGGCTTGAGACGTTACTGCGATAGCGGTTCGCAGAGTAACGATGCATAAACGATCGAGAAAAATACGCGATCGTTTTGCCGTTTGCACCATTATCTTTTCATGTCGGATTTTGCGTATCATTGTCTTCCAACATTCTGGCAAGCACATAATAAATCTAAAGTGTAACGACGTTATATGCGTTCCTTCGATgctgatataatatttaacaactTATATACTCTAGTACAAAAAAGTAAcaaagtaaaaatttttttattcaactcTCTTCAAGTAATCTAATAAAAGCACCTTTATTCGTACAGATTTATAACAGatttagaatataaaaatattggtatctttttaaaatgataaatgctattgttatattattctttacgtaataaatttaatatagatCACATTTTCATTGTaactacattaataatattatatatttcttttgctTCAGGAGGATGTAATGTTCGTTTAGTGTTCCCGAGATTGTGGGCACCTTTCGGAAGTGCAACAGAAGTTACGAATCTTCCACCTTTACCGAAAAGTCACTCAGGTATGTGAGCAGTAGGAtgtgtatttaattcaattagaTTGCATTTATCTGCATTATTATAGCGCCTTTTGTTCAATGCCGCTTCTTATTTCTCCGTGGAAGGTGTAGGCGCGCGGGTGTAGCGTCGACCTTTCGCCCCGATGATGGCTTCCTCCTCAGCCCGGATGACGGCGGGTTTTTATTTACCGATCATTAAGAACGACcggtcgtcgtcgacgattgGGATAAATGGTAGCACGCGTCATACCGCGGACGGACATGGGCCTCTCTAACTCCTGTCGGCCCAATTGGAGCGGATTAGAGGCGCGGGCACAGGGATTCGGGCCGTCGGCCCCTTTGTGCTTGTACCTACCCTGAATTAGTAACATCTTGTCATGTTAAACGCTCGTGCATACTCTCTTCCTACTCTTCTCGttcttgcgcgcgcgagcgcgcgcgtgcacgtggcCATTCATCTGCTTCGTTCATTCTTGGACGTGATAAGATCGGctacgatatttttattgtcgtGCTTCCATCGCCGCTCCGCCAAGATTTTCGTCGCGTAAATATAACGCTCGTTGAGCAACGTCGCATTATTGTTTGTGTCATTATTGTTTGGATTATCACTGTTATCTTCATCACGAAAAATGCAGGATATTATTAAGAGGAAACTGTAGCTGTCGTCTTAAAATAAACAAGAACTCTCTTTGTGatgtcattattaaaaaatcacgTTGATGAAATGGAAATGTTGCTCTGATCTGATCTATCAATTTCCTTCCATCCGAATCTCTTCGGATGAAAAtcttttcttgaaatatttttctaagaattttcTTGAAGTAAGTTCATAAGTATGCTCTGATATGATCCGCCGTTGTGACAGGATTAGCTTTAAATAGCCACTGACGGGTGGATAAAAAATCTGTTTGTGAAAACCCACATGTCCTGTCATCCGGCTCTATTGACGCCGCCTATACGGCAAAGGTCGCGTGTGTTCCTTTCCATGAACCGGCAGCACGGAAGGGGTTTGAAGTGCAGTAACAGTTTTAATAGCGGCAGATCGCTACGCAGTAAACGACTGACGGACGACAGAAGATTAAAGTTAGCCATTAACTCGATCTAATTGTTCCCCCGACTTGgccttcttttattaatctaCGTCCACAACCGTCTTCGGCATCCTTGTCACCCCTTGTCACGAGTCGACTTGCCAATTCACTGTTTATAAGAAATGCTTTTGCGATGAAATTGAATCATTTCAACCGTATTTATCTATCAAAATTGCATATTGATCAAATTAGCACATCAAAATTTtactttctatttttctacatatttcctatatatgaaaaatattgatttatttgaaatattgattttatttatttgaaatattgattttttcagtttatttttaatacgcaaaattgttttgaattgaagatattataatttgtgattaattcaatttcactTCCAATGATGTTCTATTTAAACtgctataataattataaataaaattttgctttaACTTACGCTACGATGACATAATTATGTACTATTAGCTGATCGACAAGTTAACGTGTTCTCACTCTGGATCGTTCACTGTTGTTCATGTGGCAGCTACACTCTGAAAACTTTGTCTGCCTTGTCCCATAAGCGGCTCCGAGCACTTTGCGCAAACATGGCGGGCTACGATGTCGCATCGGCGAGACCGCAGCAAAAACGATTCCAAAGTCAAGAAGTTTCATTCACTGTATCGGGCTGGAAGCCGCTACAGACCACGTGAGGTGCATCTCAATGCAGTTTCAGATGCATGTGTGCGTAAGCACGCATGACGTGCGGATCTCCGTCAAACCCGGACCAAAGTTAACGCATCTGCCGGACGGTTGCCGTCGTGGTTTTTCTCGTCGGTTTGTATCACCGGTTTTTAGCGCATTCCAGTCGACCCAGACGCAGCATTTGCGTAAGCAGTTCTTCCTATCTTGCAGCGAGTCACATCTGTCCGAACTTCCTCCTTGTTTTTGTTGATTCTCATCTTGATGACTCTCCATCTTCCAAAGATTTCGCATAGAACAGTCGATTATTACGATGATGAAGAGAGAATGATTTTTGCGATTGTCAGCAACCAACAACAATAAATCGAATAAATTTCCGgtgcaattaatttaaaattagttACATGTTGACAAtgttatattgtaaaatagtaTTCATGTAATGTAAGAATATCCTAATAGAAAACAACAATTTGTTATTGGtacatttctttgaaaaacatatttatgcTTTTAGAGAATATGTTACATTATCAGTATTAAATTAAGTCCCAAAAATCAATAAACAGCAGATGTTATCGTTTCTGTAcacgaatataaatttataagtttattatttaagtttAGAATAACACAAACTTCTGAAtatgcattataatataaatgagaaaggaaaaaaaatcagATATAATGTTGGTAATTTCATTAGTTCTTGCTTACGTCTCTTTTGTGCTTTCAACCGGTACAATAAAGCACCTATCTGTCACCTCGGACAGATCCCTGCAGGCGCGAGGCGCCGGTTTCTCATTACATTAGGCTACTCTGACTCGAGTCGTATTTTGATTCGATTGCAAAGCCACCAGGAGACACGATAATAATCGACCCCAACAACGAGGCTCGCGAAGAGCTTTAAATGCAATTAACCGACACCGGTGCATCATACAAGCCGGCACGTGACCGCGTGTCGCGCGCAcggattataaatataatatgccGGGTATACGGGAGAGACGCAATAAGTGGTCCGATGCTAAAATTGCCGGATACCAAGAGGGGTCGTAAAACGCAGGAACCGAAGTTCGCCCTTCCTTCCCGCATGGCGAGGCGCGATGCACGCGTGCTCGATTTTCGATTCACTCAAGGCCGTAAATCAcaacttattgttagttagaGGTAGTCGAGATGAATCGTAATTATTAGAAATGCcacaaataatttctaaacaTTCCTAACATATACTGATTTTTCTGTGGATCTCCATGTACTTTCATTTCTCGGAATTTGAGGCAAAAAGTTTGcaaaagcaatttttatttctttctttatagttcctttttccctctttATTTGTATCTTAATGTTACGTATTTTGTTCGTGTGATTTAATTTCAATGCAAATTAGGAATTAAGCTGACTACGTCATTATTCAGTCATTTACAATGAAGACGGCGATTTATTTTGAGACatttaagatatatagatGCTTATTCAAGATACATGATACTTAGTCAAAGTAATTCAAATCATATCAACGATAAATGAATCAATATATTCTGTATTGTGCTAATCGTATCTTGAAATCGAATCTACATTACTCCCAAATTTCTCGTCAAATCTATGTCATGGTGATAACGCTGGAAACAAAGTACATACATTCTGCGCGCTTAATCTAACAAATACATCAAAATTCATGATTGAATCATGTTTCATTTGAACAAGTCAACAGATAAAATGACGCGACAGACAAATCAAAGCTGCGTCGGAAATCATCGATTTGATAATCAGAAAGCGCAGTAAATTCCGATTGACACGCGATACCGAAATTGCGATGTGATGCAATTTACAATTGTCActgtgaaaatattaatttaatattctaataatgtCAACAGCTTTATCTCctcataaattgaataatCGTAGAACGTTAGAACTATAATTACATGACGTGCTATCTAGTAGATAAtcgcattaataattaacaatataaatagaaataataaaaatttacttttttcaattattctgCCACTTACGTTAcgcaaaaatgtataattaaatatgtataataaaataagtctTCATTCTAACGAGTCATAacgtttttctttattgtcATTGCTTTATTAAGTGTAACTTCGCGTTATGACGCTTAAGGGTTAATCACGACATACGATAGTTGAAAAATTCTGACAGTGTGCGAGGAAGATTTCATTAAGGGCACTGCTTCACGAAACGCCGCAGAAATACATTTCGCTCTCGGCACCTCACTATTCGGTTCTCTCCTCGCGATGCCTCGTTAGCGCAACATGAGACCCTGTCATGACCTCTCATGCTCTGCTCCCATCCCTTAAACACCCTTGCGCCAGCACGCTAAGAAAAAAGGCCCAGTACGTGACTCAAATCTCATTTCGACCGGGTCCTTCCGCCAGAAGATACTGTATTTACCCGTAGCTTTCCTTTTTCGGATTCCTCGTCCCACACACGTATATATCTCATACGTGACGTAACCGCCGTCCGTCCAGTCATTGGCCATCTTGGTCTCGTGACTAAATTCTGTGTATGTACTCTGGTTTATTGATTACGAAATGTTTACctatatattcaaaaatacaATATCTATGAAAGGAacaaatagagagaaagagagaaagaaagaagttaTCACTGAATCTTTTTTATGGATTTGTGaatctaatataattttttaatttgtaataaaacttctttatcaattaattgatAGTACTAAAATGAAGTTAGATtactttgataaaatataaataattattgagaattattaaataatatcttgtACAGAACGGTTGTCCTTCGGAGTGGGTCGCCTGGTGGGCTCGCCGGCGACAAGAAGTCCCTCGCCATCGCAGTCTCCCTGCCCGGAGTCTCCTCCGCCCGAGCGGCGGGATGCCGAGATGGACCTCGACGTCGGCGAGGAGGAAGTCGACGTGGATGTCGAGGAAGTCGGCGACGAGGATGACCACGAGGGCACTTCGAGTCCGCCGCGATCGTCGTCAACGCCTTCGCCGTCACCCGTCAGTATCGCGACGTCACCTGTGTTACATCCGCCGAAAAAATCTGGTGACAGTTTTAGCGTGTCGGCTCTCCTCAGGCCAGATCCACCTTCCACTTACCTGAATGCGTCCCCGCATCGAGAAACCGCTTCCATCGGCGCACATCCGCCTCCACCCGGCTCGTCCATCCTGTATCCGCCGTTGCATCTTCAGAGCGGACTCCTACCACCTCATCCGCATCATCCTCTCTCGTACCTGCATCCTCAACTGCTGCCGCATCATCTTCTACCGCCGCACTTGCATCCATTGCTACGCGGCGTTCATCCGGGTCACCCGGGGCTGCATTCGGCCCACACGGCGCACGGGCTGCACCATCCCCATCCGCTCGGCGACGTCTACAGCTGCGTCAAGTGCGACAAGATGTTCAGCACGCCGCATGGGCTCGAGGTACGTATGTGTTCTTGACGTACGCTTTTTTCTCAGACTCAGGATCCTGCCGACGGTACCCgacaatttattttgattCATTTCTGATTTATTGTCGACACGGTGAGACATTCAGCGTGGATTCTGACAGCTCTATCGCCTCCagctgataataattattttttacacaatcatcatcatttttcttttgcaatttatttttgtattcttgTATTTAGAAGACGTGCGTAAGAAATATCtgtaacatataattttttacgttTCCACATATACGcattattagaaaaaattttactcATACTTAAAAAACATGATAAGTGGCATAAATAGTTTTCTCAGATGTTTGTCCGTATTGCGATAATTTATTctgaattattacaatatgtcGGCACGTGCAATTTGTATCGTTTTCTGTATACacgtgtattttataatattttttagaataggattaaaGATGAATTCGTATACAGGTGCATGCGAGGCGGTCCCACAACGGTAAACGACCATTCGCCTGCGAACTGTGCAACAAAACCTTCGGCCATGAAATCAGTCTCACGCAACATAGGGCGGTGCACTCCGCAGAGAAGGTATTCGAGTGCAAGCAATGCGGCAAAGCCTTCAAGAGATCTAGCACGCTCAGCACTCACCTTCTAATCCACTCGGACACGAGACCGTATCCGTGCCAGTTCTGCGGCAAACGATTCCACCAGAAAAGCGACATGAAGAAGCACACCTACATACACACCGGTAAGTTATTTACGAATCTTGCTTTGATAATGAGAATTGGAaagatttatttctttcgtcTAATGACATCTCGTGCGATTTACTAATCAAGAAAATTTGACCAGTAAActtaaaagtaatattaatgcCTGCTATGTATAAATCATTAGTTGCTATTGATGGAGA encodes the following:
- the LOC105279272 gene encoding fez family zinc finger protein 2; this encodes MMEVQQQHSPVGVGPLDFSRRGVAEASAFRVVKPKQPASSLVHQQPLPPETNNNENLQENPQIPVDTEGGCNVRLVFPRLWAPFGSATEVTNLPPLPKSHSERLSFGVGRLVGSPATRSPSPSQSPCPESPPPERRDAEMDLDVGEEEVDVDVEEVGDEDDHEGTSSPPRSSSTPSPSPVSIATSPVLHPPKKSGDSFSVSALLRPDPPSTYLNASPHRETASIGAHPPPPGSSILYPPLHLQSGLLPPHPHHPLSYLHPQLLPHHLLPPHLHPLLRGVHPGHPGLHSAHTAHGLHHPHPLGDVYSCVKCDKMFSTPHGLEVHARRSHNGKRPFACELCNKTFGHEISLTQHRAVHSAEKVFECKQCGKAFKRSSTLSTHLLIHSDTRPYPCQFCGKRFHQKSDMKKHTYIHTGEKPHKCQVCGKAFSQSSNLITHSRKHTGFKPFACDLCGRAFQRKVDLRRHRETQHADLNTSHRPPIGSIPGQNSLPSGNPPMMQ